The following coding sequences lie in one Camelus bactrianus isolate YW-2024 breed Bactrian camel chromosome 8, ASM4877302v1, whole genome shotgun sequence genomic window:
- the LOC105077227 gene encoding LOW QUALITY PROTEIN: trace amine-associated receptor 8 (The sequence of the model RefSeq protein was modified relative to this genomic sequence to represent the inferred CDS: substituted 1 base at 1 genomic stop codon) — protein sequence MTSNLSQPAAVQVCYENVNGSCIKTPYSPGSRVILYTLFGFGSLVAVFGNLLVMTSVLHFKQLHSPTNFLIASLACADFLVGVTVIPFSLVRSVESCXYFGARFCALHSCCDVAFCYSSVFHLCFISIDRYIAVTDPLVYPTKFTVSVSGICIGLSWVLPIAYSGAVFYTGVSDDGMEELVSALSCIGGCQIVVNQQWVLIDFLLFFIPTLVMIILYSKIFLIAKQQAVKIENTGSKAESSSESYKARVARRERKAAKILGVTVVAFMIAWLPYTMDTLIDAYMGFTTPAYIYEICCWGAYYNSAMNPLIYALFYPWFRKAIKVILRGGLFKDTSSTISLFSE from the coding sequence ATGACCAGCAATCTTTCCCAACCTGCAGCTGTGCAGGTCTGCTATGAGAATGTGAATGGGTCTTGTATTAAAACTCCCTACTCACCCGGCTCTCGGGTGATTCTGTACACACTGTTTGGCTTTGGGTCTTTAGTGGCTGTGTTCGGAAACCTCTTGGTGATGACATCAGTTCTTCACTTCAAGCAGCTGCATTCTCCAACCAATTTTCTCATCGCCTCTCTGGCCTGTGCTGACTTTCTGGTGGGAGTGACTGTGATACCGTTCAGCCTGGTCAGGTCCGTAGAGAGCTGCTAGTACTTTGGAGCCAGATTCTGTGCCCTTCACAGTTGCTGTGATGTGGCATTTTGTTACTCTTCTGTCTTCCACTTGTGCTTCATCTCCATCGACAGGTACATTGCTGTGACGGACCCTCTGGTCTATCCCACCAAGTTCACGGTGTCTGTGTCAGGCATATGCATCGGCCTCTCCTGGGTCCTGCCCATTGCTTACAGCGGTGCTGTGTTCTACACAGGTGTCAGTGATGATGGGATGGAGGAATTAGTAAGTGCTCTCAGCTGTATAGGTGGTTGTCAAATTGTTGTAAATCAGCAATGGGTTTTGATAGATTTTCTGTTATTCTTCATACCTACTCTTGTTATGATCATTCTTTACAGTAAGATTTTTCTCATAGCTAAACAACAAGCtgtaaaaattgaaaatactGGTAGCAAAGCAGAATCATCCTCAGAAAGTTACAAAGCCAGAGTggccaggagagagagaaaagcagccaAAATCCTGGGGGTCACGGTGGTAGCATTTATGATCGCATGGTTACCATACACCATGGATACATTAATTGATGCTTATATGGGCTTCACAACCCCTGCCTATATTTATGAGATTTGCTGTTGGGGTGCTTATTATAACTCAGCCATGAACCCTTtgatttatgctttattttatcCATGGTTTAGGAAAGccataaaagttattttaagggGGGGACTTTTTAAGGATACTTCATCAACCATTAGTTTATTTTCAGAATGA